The following DNA comes from Flammeovirgaceae bacterium.
GCCTGATTTACCCAAGATCCACATATTGATTAATAAGGAAGGGTTTGATGATTACTTGTTTTTACGGAGCACCAGTGCTGGGGCACAGTTTATGATCAACAGCAATGGTAAAGTGGTCTGGTACCAACAGTCAGATACCTTATTGCCTATTGAATTTGCACCCTATGCACACAGCTATCTGTCCCTCTATGCGGGCCAATCGCCCCGGGAACAATTGCATGAAATAACCTATGAGGGTGATACCTTGCTCAAACTTTCATTTGGCACGAACGGGTACGACCGCCATTTGCACCATGAGATTATCAAAGATGACAATAACGATATTTTGGGCCTCACACATGAGGTTATCAACATTGATTTATCAAGGGTGGGCGGGAAGCAAAACGATACACTGAAAACAAATGGGATAATCAAACTGTCAAGGACTGGAAAAAAATTGTGGAGTTGGGCCCCTAATCAGGTAATGGACCCTATTGCGTTCCCGGAAATAAATAAACATAAAACGGATTGGGGACATGCCAATGCCTTGATGATCGATCAGGATGGGAATTACCTGATCTCATGGAGGGATTTTAACCAAATTTGGAAAATAAGCAGCATATCGGGGGAAATACTATGGAAATACGGGGCGCAATTTATCAAGAGGCCTGAAGACAGGTTTTATCAACAACACAGCATCAATAGGAACCTGGACGGGGATTATATGGTTTTTGACAATGGCATGGACAGCATTAGGAGGTCTTCAAGGGCAGTTATGTTCAATAATTTTGGGGGCACGATCCGCAATACCCATTCAATAGGACTTGCCGACTCGTTGTTTACCACAAAAAAAGGAAGTGTCTACCAGTTTGATAAGGATAGGTTCCTTTTTTGCAGCACCATGAGCAACCTCCTGGCCATAACCGATCGGGAAGGGAATGTTCTCTGGATGGCCAAAAGCACTGAGGGGTTTTATCGCGCATATTACCTGGACAAGGATGTACTGGAGTAAATGAAAGCAAGGCCAGGGTTGTTTTTTCTTTGTAAATCATTTTTTAAGATTGGGCTGACCTCGTTTGGGGGCCATGCAGCTTTAGTATCGGTTCTTCAGGAAGAGTTGGCCAGGAAAAAAGAGGTGGTTTCGGAAGATACCATTCTGGATGGGCTGTCCATTGCCTCATTGCTTCCCGGGCCACTGGCCGTTAATGTAGTGGCTTATACCGGGTACAAACTCCGGGGATGGCCAGGCACCTTAATAAGCATGTTTTTTGTTTTGCTTCCCTCTACCGTAATGATGATCGGGGTGGCCAAATTGTATGAAGGCTATTCAAACCTGGACATAGTGGGCCGTTTTCTTTCAGGCGTTATCCCGGTGATCATTGCTTTGATACTTTCCCTTGGCTATAACATGTTCGTAAAGAACGTCTCCAAGGCCTGGCAATATGTTTTGTTTATATCCATACTCTTTTCATCCTTTTTCTTAAATTCCTACTTATGGATTGTTGTTTACATCCTGGTTGGCGGGATGATCGGGTATTTACAAAGGGACAAAACCAGTGAAAATAAAAATAGGGCAAGGGCTGCGAAGGGCCGCGAAAACCACAAAGTATATTATGGGCTGGCGGTAGCCCTGTCTATTTTTGCTTTATTGTATTTTTTTCTTGGCGGGGTAAATCATCAATTGTTGTTTGCGTTTTCCAAGGTGAGCCTGACCTTGTTTGGCGGGGGGTACGTGATGATCCCCATGTTGCATGAAATTGTGGTGGGCAATTTCCATTGGCTCACTTCCGCGGAATTTGCAAATGCGATTGCCTTTGGGCAGATGACCCCGGGGCCCATTCTCGTGTCCGCCACTTATGTAGGTTATGTGGTAGGTGGCCTAACAGGGGCTTTTTTGGCAACCTTTGGTATATTTGCCCCTTCTGCCATCGTGATGGTCTTGCTTGGTGGCGTGTTTGAGGGTATTAAGGACCACCCGGTTACCATTGGAGTGATCAAGGGCATAAGGCCGGTGGTAATAGCTTTGATTGTTTATTCGGGGTGGATTTTGTTCAGGTCACAGGACCATAGGTTGTTTTCCGTTTTAATCACATTGTCTTCGTTTATGATGATCACTTTTACAAAAGTCAATTATTTTTTTCTGGTCTTCATTTCGGGTATAGTGGCCATTTTGCTTTTTTAAGTTATGCACAACGCTATTCAATTTATTGGTACACAACGGTCAGGGTCCAACTTATTGCGTTTGATCCTCAATCAACATGATTTGATTTCTGCACCACACCCCCCGCATTTATTAAAGACATTTGTCCCGTTGTTGCCCCATTATGAGGCCATGTATGGAAACCCGCTGCCAAGATTGATAGAAGACATGTGCCTGTGGGTGGAATATAATCCTGTTCCCTGGACGGATGTGGTGTTGGACCGGGAAATAATTGCCCAAAATGCCGCTTCAATTTATGATGTCTTTGAACAGGCCTACATCCAAAAGGCCCATGTGGACAAAGCGGGGATTTGGTGCTGTAAAAGCACCTTTAACGTGCATTATGTTGACCAATTGGAGAAGAAAATAAGGCCTTTTTACATTCACTTGTACCGGGATGGCCGGGATGTGGCCGCATCGTTTAAAAAAATACTGGTGGGCCAGAAACATGCCTATCACCTCGCCAAACAGTGGCATCAAGAGCAGGTGATTGCGATGAATTTTCTTAAGGGAATTGAACCCGGTAGGAAAATACAAATTTCATATGAGTCCTTATTGGACCGGCCGGCCGAGGTGGTAGGTGCTATTTGTGACAAACTGAAAATTGATTATGATGACAAAATGTTGAATTATTACACATCAGAAGAATCTCAACATACTGCCGATTCTGGAAAAATGTGGGAAAGCGTAATCAAGCCAATCATTAAAAACAATAAAGAAAAGTTCTTTGGGGAATTGACAGAGGAAGATATACGGATATTTGAAAAGGTGGCTGGAAGTACCCTGAGGCAACTTGGATACAGACTGGTTTATCAGGACAACGATGATTTTGACCTGGATATTGATAGGTATAATGTACTGAATGCCGAAATGATCGCTGAGGGTAGAAAAAACTCCTCAGATAAAGAACTGCAAAAGAGGGCACGGCAAGAACGTCTATTGGAAGGGATCAAACAAAAGTTCGAGGTAGAGGGCTAGAGACCCTTTTGCCAGGCCTTTGCCCTTCCGTTACCTGATTGTTGCACCTTCCACCCTCCAACTTGACCAACTCCGATAGGATTTTGATGGGTCCCTACATTGAATTCTTTCCGCCTGTAAAGTATCCGTTATAAAACGGGTGAGTGGTATTTCCCCAGTCCCGCAGGGGAAAGGTAAAAATCGTTTGTGTGCGGCACTAATCAGGAAAAAGCCACTACTCTTAAGGAGCCTCCCCGCCCACGGGGGTTTGGGCGGTACTGCTTTCCGTTCGTTATTTAACGAACCTTTGATGGTAAATATTTGACTTTTTAACTAAACCCAAAACCTATGATGAAGTTTTTATATGTATGCTTCACATTCCTTTTTGTGTCGAATGTTTGGGCACAGGAACGAATGGTTTCCGGGAAAGTGACGGCCCAGGAGGACGGCTCGGCACTTCCGGGAGTAAACGTGGTCCTGAAAGGGACGAGTACCGGTGTGGTTACCGATTTCGATGGTAATTACCAATTGAGTGTCCCCGCGACTGGCGGCACCTTGATTTTCTCTTTTATTGGTTTTGCCACACAGGAAATTGCCATCGGGCAGCGTGCCGTAATTGACGTGCAATTGGGCATGGACGTGCAGCAGCTTACCGAGGTGGTGGTGACCGCCCAAGGCATTGAGCGGGAACGCAAGGCCCTGGGCTATGCGTCCACCACTATTTCGGCCAATGATATTGCCGACAAGCCCGAGCCAGACCTGGCCCGCGCCCTTCAGGGCCGCACCCCCGGCCTTCAAATTTTGAATTCTTCCGGGATTGCAGGGTCAGGGTCCAAAATCAATATCAGGGGCATCAGTTCCGTATCGGGAAATACCCAGCCCCTGTGGGTGGTGGATGGTGTTCCCATCAACACGGGCAACAACGATTCAAACAAAGACTACAGGGATGGCCAGATTGGCCCCAACCGGTTTTTTGACCTGGACCCCAACAATGTGGAGTCGATAAGCATACTGCGCGGGCTGAGTGCCACCACCCTTTATGGCTCGTTGGGCCGCAATGGAGTGATTTTGGTGACGACCAAGACCGGATCGCAAGACAAGAACGTCAGGAAATTTGAGGCGTCTGTCAGCCAATCGCTTTTTGTTACCGAGGCTATTTTGCCGGAATTTCAAAACAAGTGGGGAAACGGCTATGATGGCGACTATGGCGAATTCTTTAGCAACTGGGGAAGTGTTTTCAATGGGCAATCCCCTGTGATATCAGGAGGGGGCACGCCCCGCCACCCCTACTATGAGTGGCGCAACGTATTTCCTGAATTCCCCGAGTTTGCCATGGCCAGTGGCTACATTCCCGAAGCCCAGCCCAATAACGTAAGTGACATGTTCCGTAAGGGGACTTCGTCCAATACATCCGTAAGCCTGGGCGGAAGCTCTGAATTCGGGAACCTGAATTTTGCATATAGCCACCTGGACGAGGATGGGTTTGTGGAGCACAACAATGTGCAGCGCGACAATTTTTCATTGGGGGGCAATGCCACCCTCACCGATAAGTTCAGGATAAGCAGCACGTTCAACTATGTGCGTTCCGAGTTTGCTTCGCCCCCTACGGGCGCAGGCGGGGGGAACAACTCCTTTGGGGGGCCTTCCATATTTGCCAACCTGTATTTCACGCCCAGGAACCTTGACATTACCCATTGGCCTTACCAACATCCCGTTACCGGGGAGAACGTGTACTATAGGAACACAAATGGGATTACCAACCCTCGTTGGGTGTTGAACAATGCCCTTCAAACTTCGCTTACCAACCGTTTCTTTTCCAATATCAATTTTAACTATGAGGTTACCGACTGGTTGAAGCTGAGCTATAGGCTGGGCCTGGATACCTATGGTGAAAAGCAAACCTATCAGGTGCAAAAGGGTTCTGTAGGATATGGATCGGAGGCGGCATTGATCGGTACCGGGTTGTACCGGACAATAGATGTGAACAACACCATACTTGACCACTCCGTCATTGCCAATATTCAAAAGGATTTGAACGAAGACCTGGAGTTGAATGGCATTGTGGGGTTAAGTGCCCGGACGGACGAGTTTGTGCAAACAGGCCTGGAAAGCAGCCAGCAAGTGGTTTTTGGCCTGATGGAGCACCGCAATTTTGCCAATAGTACCTCCCGCGATTTCAGGGGCAACAATTTGAACACCAGGAACAGGAGGAGTTGGTATGGGGTCTATTTTGATGCAGGCTTGGGCTACAAAAACTACTTGTACCTGAACGTGACCGGAAGGAATGACTGGTCCACTACATTGGAGAAAGAAAACAACAGCTTGTTCTATCCGGGCGTAAGTGCTTCCTTTATCCCTACTGCTGCCTTTCCAAATTTTGGCACAGGGGTGCTGGACTTCCTGAAAGTACGGGCCGGATATGGGACATCCGCCAATTTTCCAGACCCGTATAACACCAGGGCCACGTTGCCTATTACGGCCGCCTATCAAATGGATGCCCTGGGCAACGTACCGGTGCAGGGACAAAACAGGCGGCTGGCCAACCATAACCTGAAACCTGAACTGCAAACCGAATTGGAATTTGGACTGGAGGCCCAGCTTTTGGAAAACCTGGCCAAACTAGACCTCTCTTATTACAGCAGGTCTGCAAAAGACCAGATCCTGGGGCGGCAATTGGACCCCTCTACCGGATATACCGAAACCCTGATCAACGCAGGGGAGATATCCAACAAGGGAGTGGAACTGGGCCTGACCGTAACACCTGTTCGCGGTTCGGTGGTATGGAACCTACGGGGGAACTACACCCGAAATGTGAGCAAGGTGGTGAGCTTGCCCGAAGGGTCCAAGGAAATACTAATCTCAGGAAGCAGCAGCCTGGGGAACTTTGCCATTGAGGGCGAGCCTTTTAACGTCATCAAAGGGCAAAAGGTACAACGCAATGCTGCCGGCCAGCCGTTGACGGATGCCGATAATGACTATGTGATCACTCCTGACCTTTACATCATCGGGGACCCCAATCCGGATTGGTTGGGTTCGTTCATTACGGATGTAACATGGAAAGGCATCACCTTTGCCTTCCAGGTAGATTATGTGCAGGGGGGCGACATGTACTCCACTTCCAATGCCGCCCTCATTGGACGGGGCGTGTCAAAGGACCTTGAAAACTTTGACCCAGGCCTGCCACTGGTCCTGCCTGGCGTGAAGGAGACGGACGAGTCGGTTGTGAACGATGGGATATTGACCACGGCAGGCGTGTTCTATACCCAATCCATTTTGGAAGGGCCTGTTCATGACAGGGCCATCTACGATGCCACCCGCGTAAGGCTGCGTGAGGTTTCTTTGAGCTACAACATCCCGCAGTCCCTTACATCCAAACTTTCCATTCGCAGTGCCAACATTTCATTGGTGGGGAACAACATGTGGTTCAAATCATTGAACTCGCCCAAATACACCCATGTGGATTTCGACCGCACGGCTTTTGGAACAGGCAATGGCGCTGGGTTTGAATACCTGGGAGGCCCATCGGCAAGGAGATATGGAGTGAACCTGAGATTAACATTCTAAACAGAAGTTGACTATGAAAATCGGATATAAAATTTTAAGTATGGTGGCGGTCATGGCATTGGTCATGTCCTGCGACCTAAGCAAAGACCTGGACAACCCCAACGAAGTAGGGGCAAGCGAGGCCAACCCGGATTTGCTGATGAACAAGATCCAAACCGACTTTGGCCTGTTCTTTAACAAAGTGGCCGGGGTAAGTGACCGAAATGTAAGTGAACTGGTGAGGATGAAGGCCATGACAGGGGCCGACACCTACAACCGGGCCTATACCGCCCAGGGGCAAAACGAGGTTTGGCAAGATGCTTATCAGAAAATCCTGATAAACATTGAAACCATGATTCCTTTGGCGGATGAAAGTGAACAAAACGTGCATTTGGGAATAGGCAAAATATTGAAAGCCTACGTTTACCTGACCGTGGTTGACTTGTACGGGGACGTTCCCTACAGTGAAGCCTTGAAAGGTGACGAAGGAATACTTAACCCCAAGGTAGATGGTGGGGCAAGTGTGTATACAGCATGTATTGCCCTATTGAACGAGGCAAAAGCCGACCTGGCCAATACGGCAGGCACAGGCATAGCCCGGGATATTTTCTATAATGGCAGCCG
Coding sequences within:
- a CDS encoding sulfotransferase, which gives rise to MHNAIQFIGTQRSGSNLLRLILNQHDLISAPHPPHLLKTFVPLLPHYEAMYGNPLPRLIEDMCLWVEYNPVPWTDVVLDREIIAQNAASIYDVFEQAYIQKAHVDKAGIWCCKSTFNVHYVDQLEKKIRPFYIHLYRDGRDVAASFKKILVGQKHAYHLAKQWHQEQVIAMNFLKGIEPGRKIQISYESLLDRPAEVVGAICDKLKIDYDDKMLNYYTSEESQHTADSGKMWESVIKPIIKNNKEKFFGELTEEDIRIFEKVAGSTLRQLGYRLVYQDNDDFDLDIDRYNVLNAEMIAEGRKNSSDKELQKRARQERLLEGIKQKFEVEG
- a CDS encoding aryl-sulfate sulfotransferase yields the protein MINKEGFDDYLFLRSTSAGAQFMINSNGKVVWYQQSDTLLPIEFAPYAHSYLSLYAGQSPREQLHEITYEGDTLLKLSFGTNGYDRHLHHEIIKDDNNDILGLTHEVINIDLSRVGGKQNDTLKTNGIIKLSRTGKKLWSWAPNQVMDPIAFPEINKHKTDWGHANALMIDQDGNYLISWRDFNQIWKISSISGEILWKYGAQFIKRPEDRFYQQHSINRNLDGDYMVFDNGMDSIRRSSRAVMFNNFGGTIRNTHSIGLADSLFTTKKGSVYQFDKDRFLFCSTMSNLLAITDREGNVLWMAKSTEGFYRAYYLDKDVLE
- a CDS encoding SusC/RagA family TonB-linked outer membrane protein, which codes for MMKFLYVCFTFLFVSNVWAQERMVSGKVTAQEDGSALPGVNVVLKGTSTGVVTDFDGNYQLSVPATGGTLIFSFIGFATQEIAIGQRAVIDVQLGMDVQQLTEVVVTAQGIERERKALGYASTTISANDIADKPEPDLARALQGRTPGLQILNSSGIAGSGSKINIRGISSVSGNTQPLWVVDGVPINTGNNDSNKDYRDGQIGPNRFFDLDPNNVESISILRGLSATTLYGSLGRNGVILVTTKTGSQDKNVRKFEASVSQSLFVTEAILPEFQNKWGNGYDGDYGEFFSNWGSVFNGQSPVISGGGTPRHPYYEWRNVFPEFPEFAMASGYIPEAQPNNVSDMFRKGTSSNTSVSLGGSSEFGNLNFAYSHLDEDGFVEHNNVQRDNFSLGGNATLTDKFRISSTFNYVRSEFASPPTGAGGGNNSFGGPSIFANLYFTPRNLDITHWPYQHPVTGENVYYRNTNGITNPRWVLNNALQTSLTNRFFSNINFNYEVTDWLKLSYRLGLDTYGEKQTYQVQKGSVGYGSEAALIGTGLYRTIDVNNTILDHSVIANIQKDLNEDLELNGIVGLSARTDEFVQTGLESSQQVVFGLMEHRNFANSTSRDFRGNNLNTRNRRSWYGVYFDAGLGYKNYLYLNVTGRNDWSTTLEKENNSLFYPGVSASFIPTAAFPNFGTGVLDFLKVRAGYGTSANFPDPYNTRATLPITAAYQMDALGNVPVQGQNRRLANHNLKPELQTELEFGLEAQLLENLAKLDLSYYSRSAKDQILGRQLDPSTGYTETLINAGEISNKGVELGLTVTPVRGSVVWNLRGNYTRNVSKVVSLPEGSKEILISGSSSLGNFAIEGEPFNVIKGQKVQRNAAGQPLTDADNDYVITPDLYIIGDPNPDWLGSFITDVTWKGITFAFQVDYVQGGDMYSTSNAALIGRGVSKDLENFDPGLPLVLPGVKETDESVVNDGILTTAGVFYTQSILEGPVHDRAIYDATRVRLREVSLSYNIPQSLTSKLSIRSANISLVGNNMWFKSLNSPKYTHVDFDRTAFGTGNGAGFEYLGGPSARRYGVNLRLTF
- the chrA gene encoding chromate efflux transporter — encoded protein: MKARPGLFFLCKSFFKIGLTSFGGHAALVSVLQEELARKKEVVSEDTILDGLSIASLLPGPLAVNVVAYTGYKLRGWPGTLISMFFVLLPSTVMMIGVAKLYEGYSNLDIVGRFLSGVIPVIIALILSLGYNMFVKNVSKAWQYVLFISILFSSFFLNSYLWIVVYILVGGMIGYLQRDKTSENKNRARAAKGRENHKVYYGLAVALSIFALLYFFLGGVNHQLLFAFSKVSLTLFGGGYVMIPMLHEIVVGNFHWLTSAEFANAIAFGQMTPGPILVSATYVGYVVGGLTGAFLATFGIFAPSAIVMVLLGGVFEGIKDHPVTIGVIKGIRPVVIALIVYSGWILFRSQDHRLFSVLITLSSFMMITFTKVNYFFLVFISGIVAILLF